The Amycolatopsis nigrescens CSC17Ta-90 genomic interval GAGTACAGCACCCACAGCGGGTGGTCGAACTCGACCGGCTCGAAGGCAAGGTCCGCGCCGTCGTGCGCGGCCAGCAGCTCGTCCCAGTCCGTGGTGTCCGGCAGTCCGCCGCCGGCGTAGTCCACCAACACGGTCGCGGTCAGCGACGGGATCTCCGCGCGCAGCTGGTCCACCGTGGTCCTGGTGTCGAACCATCGTCCATTGTAGACATAACCGTTGACGGCGATGAGCACCTTCGGCTCGATCTGGGTGAACCGGTCCGAGATCGCCCGCGCCCCGAAGTCCGGGGAGCAGGACGACCAGATGGCGCCGAGGCTGGCCGCGGCGAGGAACGCGACCAGCGTCTGCGGGCAGTTCGGCGCCAGCGCGACCACCCGGTCGCCCTTGCCGACCCCCAGCGACACCAGGCCGGCCCGGGCAGCGGCCACCTGTGCCCGCAGCTTGCCGTAGGTGAGCTGGCTGGTCAGCCCGTCCTCGCGGTGGAAGATCACCGCCAGCTCGTCGTCCGCCTTCGCCGCACCGGCGACCCCGGCGCCCAGCGCGTGCTCGGCGTAGTTCAGCGTGCCGCCGGGAAACCAGCGGGCACCCGGCATGCTCTTGTCCACGAGCACCTGCGACGGCCGGTCGTGCCAGCGCACGCCGAGGAACTCGGTGATCCCGCTCCAGAACCCTTCCGGTGAGCCGACCGAGAACTCGTGCAGCTCCGCGTAGTCGGTGACCCGCACTTCGCGCTCGGCGCGCAGCCACTCGCGGAAAGCCTCGATCTTGGTGTCCGCGACCCGGTTCGGCGCGGGCTTCCATAGCAGTTCGGGGGTGTCGCCAGCAGTGGTCATGGCCTTGGACTCTAGTCCCCGGGACGGCCCCGGCTAGCCGATCAGATCGGCCGCCAGCTGCTCGACCATGGTGCGCAACCTTGCCGGGTCGGCCGGGGTCGCGGTGACCCAGTCCCCGGTGCGGGACAAAGCGAACCTGCCCTGCTCGGTGTCCACCCAGTTGACCGAGCCCGCGCCCCGCGACCAGCGCCCGCCCCGGCCGCGGCAACCGCCGCCGAACTGCCCGCCACCTGCCCGTCCGGTCACCGCCCGCACCAGCGTGTTCACTTCCGCCGGCCGCAGCCCGGCGGACCGCAGGGAGTCCGAGAAGCCGTTCGTGCCGTCGCGGCGACCGGCGGCGCAGGCCGCCGCGTAGTCCGCGGCCCGCACGTTGGCGGGTGCGCCGTGACCGGCAGGCAGCTCCGGCACCGCGGCCAGCATGGTGGACACCAGCGCGGAGCCGCGGACCGGGCCGATCCGCAGCTCGGTACCGGACACGCCGACCGTGACGCACTGCTGCCCGAGCACCGCTCCGACCGCCCGGAACTCCGGGCCGGCCCACTCGGCGGACATGTCCAGCAGCACGTCGGCCCCCGCCACCGCGCGCAGCATCCCGGCCAGGTCGCGGTCCGGCCGGGAGACCGTGCCGAGCTCGCGCTCGGACAGCCCGGCGTCCGCGGTCCGCTCGAACTCGGCGCGGGCCGCTCTGGTCCGGCCGATATGCGGAATGCCGAGCACCGCGGGTGGCTCACCGAGGCCGAGTGAGGACCAGAGCAGGAAGAACTCGCCGGGATGGAGCCGGATCCAACCGGACTCTGAATCTCGCACTAGTTGTCTCGCTCACCGAGCACGGGCGGAACCACGGGTCCGTTCACCTGCCAGAAGTCGGACTCCTCCTGGAGGTACGACGGAAGCTTGCGCTCCTCGTCGTCCTGGCGGGGTGCCATTCCGGCGCCCATCGGCATCCCGGCCATACCCGGCATCGCACCGCGCTGCGCGGCGGCGGCCGCGGCCGCCGAACCGGCGGCGGGCTGCTGACCGGCACCGAGGCCGGATTTGTTGCCCTGCCCCAGCTGTTCGCCGGTGCCGTGCCCTGGCGCGTTGCCGAGCACCGCGCCGGGCGCGGGCTGGTTCGGCGTACCGGCCGCGGGCGAACCGGGGGCCGGGGTGGCGACCGGACCCGACTCGACGCTGGAGGTGGTGGTCTGCCCGGGGTCTTCGGTGGGCGGCTCCGGCGGTTCAGCGGGCGGTGGCTCCGGCTCGGAAAGAACGCTGGTCGCGTTCGGCGACCGGAAGCTCGGCACCGTGCTGTAGATCTCGCTGGACTCGTTCTGCAGCTTCCGCATCACCCCGGCCGCCTGCTGGTGCAGCTGCTGCGAGCGCTCCCGGTCCGGCCCTGGATCGGCGATGATCGACTCGGCGGAGGAGAACGAGCCGGAAGAAGCCGACATCGCCGAGGTGCCGCCGGTCTGCGGCACGGGCAACGTCCGCGGAAACCGCGGCGGCGGCGCCGGCCCCGGGTTCGGGTGCGGGCCGGGGTCCGGCAGGTTGAACCCCGGCGGCTCCGGCATGCTGCGCCGCGCGGTCTCCGCCAGGTCGGCCTGGCGGCTGACACAGCCGCTCACGTCCTTGGCCAGGTCACCGCTGTCGCCCGTCCAGGTGACCAGCCGGTCCATGGTGGTGCGCGCGGTGTCCGCGGCGAGCCCGTCCCAGCCGTGCTGGGAGGCGTCCGCGGCCCGGCGCAGGGACGCGCCGACCTCGTCCAGCACGTCACCGACCTTGGCCCACTGCGCGGCCACCGCGGTCGCACCGGCCAGGTCGATCCCGCGGTGCACCATGTTGTAGAGCTCGCGGTGCGAGTAGGTCATCCAGTCCACCGGGCTGGACAGCTCGTCGCCGTCCGGCTCCGGTTCCAGCGGTGGATAGGGCAGGCAGTGGAAGTCCGTCATTCGGTCACCTCGAGCGCCTCGGTCATCCCGACATTCTCGGCCGCCCGCTTGATGTCCTGCAGCGCCTGGTCGTCCGCGGTTTGGTAGAGCCCGGCCGCGGCCCGCACGGTCAACTCCAGGTCGGCCAGCATCTGGCGGAATTGATCGAGCACCGGCAGCGCGGCGTCGGTACCGCCGGACGCGGCCTCCTGCAGCCGTCCGCTCATCGTCTGACCGACGAAGTTGTCCCCGAGGCGCAGCGGCACGTCCAGCTCGGCCGACTCGTCGACCAGGGTGGCAACCTTGAGCTTCGCCTCGTGCAGTGCCTCGAGCAGATCCTGGGCCGCGCCTTCCTCCAGCCGCAGTGCGCCGGACTGGGCGTTGTGCCGCACGACCGCCATCCCGGCCGCCACCGGCGCCAAGCCGGCGGAGGTCTGTTGCACGAAGGCAGCGGGTGTGCTTTCGGGCTTCTTCTGTGTCATGACGTCTCCTCCCCGGGCCTGACTGTACCGAGCCGGCGGACGCTAAGTGACGTTTTTCATACACTCGTCACGTCTTCGAGGAGCTCGGTCAGCCGCTGCATGATCCGGCGCTGGTCGGCCGGCTCCACGGTCACCCACTGCTCGGTACCGCCGGACAGGGTGACCAGGTAGCGCCCGGCCTCGGTGTCGAACAGGTTCAGCACCGGCGAGCGACGGCCACCGGGGCCGTTCGCGGCCAGCTGCCCGGCCGCGGTCCGCCGGGATTCCACCAGCGTGGCCACCGCCCGCACCGCGCTACCGGTGACGCCGGCCGCGGCCAGCGCGGCCTCGAACCCGCCGTAGCCGTTGCGCACGAAGCCGCCCATCGCGGCCGAGTAGGCCGACCTCGGCATGCTCACCGGGGCGCCCGGCCCTGGCGCGAGCTCTCCGAGCAGTCCGGCGACCGCGGGCAGCAAACCGTTCCCCGGCAACGGTTCCAGCACCAGCTCGGCTTCGCTGAGCACGGCGAACACGCCGGGTGCAGCGGGGCCGCCGCGCGTCGCGGCCAGCACCTGCAGCGACTCGTCCGCCATCAGCTGCACGTCCACCGAGAACTCGGGGCGCACCAGTCGGTTCAGCAGCTCGTCGACGTCGTCGTCGAGCTGCTCGTCCTGTTCGAGGCCGGCGTAGACCTGCTCGGCGAGCGCGTCACGCTCGTCCACCGTGGCGCCGTGCGACGCGACCGAGATCGGATAGGGCGGCTCGCCGGTATCGAGGTCTTCCCAGAGCAGGTCGAACTCCAGGTGCGAGAGCACCACCCCGCTCCCGCCCGCGGTCCGCCGGACCATCGATACCCCCGTTGGTGCCTTCTAACGCAGATGCGCGTCGAACCAGTTGAGTGTGCGGTGCCAGGCTTCCACGGCCGCGCCGGGATCGGCGTCGAAACGGTGATTCGCACCCGGATAGCGCACCACGTTGGTCACCACGCCGGAGGTGGACGCCGCGTCCCGGAGCCGCTCCACCTCGGCCCCGCCGAGGTCGTCGCCCGCGTCACCGTAGATGCCGAGCCAGGGACTGGTCAGCTTGCCGGCGATCTCCACCAGCGCGGGCAGCTCCTTGCCGCCCTGCCCGCCGACGCTGACCGCCGCGCCCAGCCTGCGGTTGGAGGCCACCACCAGTGCCGCCGTACCGCCGAGGTCGAACCCGACGACGCCGAGCAGATCGGCCTGAACCCCGCGCTCCAGCAGCCAGGCGAGCGTCAGGTCGGTGGCGGCCAGGATGTCGTCACGGGTCAGCGTCCCCGCACCCGCGCCCATGTGCGGCGCGACCGCGAGCCAGCCTTCCCCGGCTAGGCTCGCCACCAGCAACCGGACCCCGTCCGTGACGCCCTCGCCCTCGTGCAGCACGACCAGACCGCCGCGAACCGCGCCTTCGGGTTCGGCGAAGGTCAGGCGGAGTGCCGTTCCGTCGGCATGCTGGTAGTCATCGATGTGCGTCTGCGTCATGTACCTACTCAACCACCAGAGGGTGAACACGAGAAGGCGTGCGCGGCGACGTATACCGTGCCTTTCAGCACCCCTTCGATCAAGAGGAGCCCTGCCATGCCCGGTACGCCCGCCGTTCCGACCCGCGCCGACCTGGTCTCACTGCCGAGCTACGTGCCGGGACGCACGGTGCCCGGCGCGATCAAGCTGGCCAGCAACGAAGTTCCGGGCGGACCGCTGCCGAGCGTGGCCGCGGCGATCGCGCAGGCGGCGGCGCTGGTCAACCGCTACCCGGATCTCGGTGCGCAGGCCTTGGTCAGCCGGCTTTCGCGGGAGCTGGACGTGCCGGAGCAGCGGATCGCGGTCGGTTGCGGTTCGGTCTCGCTGTGCCAGCAGATCGTGCAGGCGCTGTGCGAGCCAGGCGAAGAGGCCCTGTTCGCCTGGCGGTCGTTCGAGGCCTACCCGATCGTGACGCAGGTGGCGAACGCGAACAGCGTCCGGGTGCCGCTGACCGACGCGCACGTGCACGACCTGGACGCGATGCTGGCCGCGATCACGCCGCGCACCAAGGTGGTCTTCGTCTGCAACCCGAACAACCCGACCGGCACCGTGGTGCGGCGCGCCGAGCTGGTCCGGTTCCTGGACGCGGTGCCGTCGAACGTGCTGGTGGTGCTGGACGAGGCGTACCACGAGTTCGTCACCGACCCCGACGTGCCGGACGGTATGGAGTTCGCCCGCGAGCGGTCGAACGTGGTGGTGGTGCGGACTTTCTCCAAGGCGTACGGGCTGGCAGGGCTGCGCGTCGGCTACGCGGCGGGGCCGGAATACGTGGTCGACGCGGTGCGCAAGGTCTACGTGGCGTTCAGCGTGAACGCGCTCGCGCAGGCCGCGGCGATCGCGTCCCTGGACGCCGCCGGTGAGCTGCTCGAACGCTGCAAGGAGATCGTCGGCGAACGGGTGCGGGTGCGGGACTCCTTGCTGGCAGCCGGTTTCGAGGTACCCGAGACGCAGGCGAACTTCGTCTGGCTGCCGCTGGGCGAGCGGGCGCTCGAGTTCTCCGAGCACGCGATGGACCACAAGATCGTGGTGCGCCCGTTCGCCGGCGACGGCGTGCGCGTCACCATCGGCACACCGGCCGAGAACGACCAGTTCCTCGAGGTGGCACGCTCTTTCCGCAGGTAGCGGGTCGTGAGTGGAAAGTGTTGCCGGGGCAACGTTTTCCACTCACGACGTCAGTCGAGCAGGAGCTGCACCACGGCGGCCACGCCGACCACCACGATCAGCCAGCGCAGCACGGTGGGCGAAAGCCGCCTGCCGATCTTCGCGCCGAGCTGGCCGCCGATGGTGGAGCCGACCGCGAGCAGGCCAACCACCGGCCAGCTGACCGGCGCGATGAAGGCGTAGATGGTGCCGGCCACCACGTTCACCACCGCGGAGAGCACGTTCTTCATCCCGTTGAGCCGCTGCAGGGTCTCGTTCAGCAGCATGCCCATGATCGCGACCAGCATCACGCCCTGAGCGGCGGTGAAGTAGCCGCCGTAGATGCCGACCAGGAAGATCAGGAACATCAGCAGCGGGCCACCCGTGGCGCGCGAATCCACCGGGTCCGCCGAATCCGCCGAGCCGTTGGCCCGCTGCCGTCGGTGCGCCACCCAGCCGGCCACCTTCGGCTGCACGATCACCAGCACCACGGCCAGCCCGACCAGCACCGGCACCACCGTCTCGAAGGCGTCCTTCGGCAGCGACAGCAGCAGGACCGTGCCGCCGATGGCGCCGAGGAAGGAAGCGACGGCGTACCTGGCGATCTGTGGCCAGTAGCCGGTCAGCTCGTGCCGGTAGCCGATCGCGCCGCTGATCGTGCCCGGCGCGAGCCCGATCGCGTTGGAGGTCGTCGCGGTCAGCGGCGGATACCCGAGCGCGACCAGTACCGGGAAGGTGACCAGGGTGCCCGAGCCGACCACCGTGTTGATCGTCCCGGCCCACACTCCAGCGATGAAGATGATCACCGCATGCCACCACGTCATCGTGCGCTCACCAGCCGCACAGTAGGCAACGCCGGGCACGCATGCGACGCGATGTGGCTAGTCAAACACTCGCGTCGTACGCGCTCCGGGCGTCCTCGACCCTGGCCAGATGCTCGTCGGACCAACGCACCAGCGCCGCGAAAACCGGCGACAGGCTGCGGCCGAGCTCGCTGATCTCGTACTCCACCCTCGGCGGGATCTCGGCGTGGTGCTCGCGGGTGATGAGTCCGTCACGTTCGAGCTGCCGCAGCCGCTGGGTGAGCACCTTGGCGGTGATCGCGGGCAGCCGCCGGTGCAACTCGGTGAACCGCTGGCGGCCGTGTTCCCGCAGCGCCCACAGGATCGGCGTTGTCCAGCGGCTGAACACCAGGTCCACCACCGGACTGACCGGGCACGCGTCCTCGTACATCGTCACTTCCCCAGGTGAAAGCCAGTTTCTCCTAGGTACCTACTATACTGACGATGCTAGCTTCGCGGGCATGGAACTTCCCGAACGCAGCGGCGAACGGCCGCGGACCGGCTCCGCCGTCCCCCATGTCCAGCTCAGCCAGACCGCCCCGGCGGAACTGATCGATTCGCTCCGGCGGTGGATGACGGTTTCGCTGCCCGGCACGGTGATCCGGCCGAGCGAGATCTCCGAACCCGGCTCGTTGGCCTTCTTCCTGGACGGCCGCGTGCCGGCGGCCGGGGTCCTGCTGCCGCCGCGGCGCGACGCCGAGTTCGCGCATGTGCACGTGGACGGCAGCCTGCACCTGGCGCTGTCGCCGGACGACCAGCGCGAGCTGTTGGCCAAGGGCTGGGGCGAGCGGCATCCGCTCTACTCGCCGGAGATCAACGTGGTGATGCTGTACGGCCCGCGATCCGAGGCGGAACTGGCCGTGGCGAAGGTGGTCGTCCTGGCGTCCCTGGCCTACGCGACCGGCTCACCAGCAGGTTTGGCGGAGGTGGAGCCGGGGTAATCCGGCGGTCGAACGGGAGGTGCGTGATGCCACAACAAGCGTGGGGCGACAAGCGTGAGCGCCAGTACGAGCACATCAAGTCGGGCCAGCAGAAACGCGGTGCCAGCGAGGACCGCGCCGAGGAGATCGCGGCCAGGACGGTCAACAAGAACCGCGCCCGCACCGGCGAGTCGCAGCAGGCCAGCAGGACGTCGCTGCGGGACAAGTCGCCGCAGAAACGCGGTGGTGAGCGTTCCGGGAACCGC includes:
- a CDS encoding ESX secretion-associated protein EspG, producing the protein MRDSESGWIRLHPGEFFLLWSSLGLGEPPAVLGIPHIGRTRAARAEFERTADAGLSERELGTVSRPDRDLAGMLRAVAGADVLLDMSAEWAGPEFRAVGAVLGQQCVTVGVSGTELRIGPVRGSALVSTMLAAVPELPAGHGAPANVRAADYAAACAAGRRDGTNGFSDSLRSAGLRPAEVNTLVRAVTGRAGGGQFGGGCRGRGGRWSRGAGSVNWVDTEQGRFALSRTGDWVTATPADPARLRTMVEQLAADLIG
- a CDS encoding ESX secretion-associated protein EspG, whose amino-acid sequence is MVRRTAGGSGVVLSHLEFDLLWEDLDTGEPPYPISVASHGATVDERDALAEQVYAGLEQDEQLDDDVDELLNRLVRPEFSVDVQLMADESLQVLAATRGGPAAPGVFAVLSEAELVLEPLPGNGLLPAVAGLLGELAPGPGAPVSMPRSAYSAAMGGFVRNGYGGFEAALAAAGVTGSAVRAVATLVESRRTAAGQLAANGPGGRRSPVLNLFDTEAGRYLVTLSGGTEQWVTVEPADQRRIMQRLTELLEDVTSV
- a CDS encoding dienelactone hydrolase family protein; amino-acid sequence: MTQTHIDDYQHADGTALRLTFAEPEGAVRGGLVVLHEGEGVTDGVRLLVASLAGEGWLAVAPHMGAGAGTLTRDDILAATDLTLAWLLERGVQADLLGVVGFDLGGTAALVVASNRRLGAAVSVGGQGGKELPALVEIAGKLTSPWLGIYGDAGDDLGGAEVERLRDAASTSGVVTNVVRYPGANHRFDADPGAAVEAWHRTLNWFDAHLR
- the hisC gene encoding histidinol-phosphate transaminase, which produces MPGTPAVPTRADLVSLPSYVPGRTVPGAIKLASNEVPGGPLPSVAAAIAQAAALVNRYPDLGAQALVSRLSRELDVPEQRIAVGCGSVSLCQQIVQALCEPGEEALFAWRSFEAYPIVTQVANANSVRVPLTDAHVHDLDAMLAAITPRTKVVFVCNPNNPTGTVVRRAELVRFLDAVPSNVLVVLDEAYHEFVTDPDVPDGMEFARERSNVVVVRTFSKAYGLAGLRVGYAAGPEYVVDAVRKVYVAFSVNALAQAAAIASLDAAGELLERCKEIVGERVRVRDSLLAAGFEVPETQANFVWLPLGERALEFSEHAMDHKIVVRPFAGDGVRVTIGTPAENDQFLEVARSFRR
- a CDS encoding sulfite exporter TauE/SafE family protein, whose protein sequence is MTWWHAVIIFIAGVWAGTINTVVGSGTLVTFPVLVALGYPPLTATTSNAIGLAPGTISGAIGYRHELTGYWPQIARYAVASFLGAIGGTVLLLSLPKDAFETVVPVLVGLAVVLVIVQPKVAGWVAHRRQRANGSADSADPVDSRATGGPLLMFLIFLVGIYGGYFTAAQGVMLVAIMGMLLNETLQRLNGMKNVLSAVVNVVAGTIYAFIAPVSWPVVGLLAVGSTIGGQLGAKIGRRLSPTVLRWLIVVVGVAAVVQLLLD
- a CDS encoding winged helix-turn-helix transcriptional regulator, with translation MYEDACPVSPVVDLVFSRWTTPILWALREHGRQRFTELHRRLPAITAKVLTQRLRQLERDGLITREHHAEIPPRVEYEISELGRSLSPVFAALVRWSDEHLARVEDARSAYDASV
- a CDS encoding luciferase family protein, with the protein product MELPERSGERPRTGSAVPHVQLSQTAPAELIDSLRRWMTVSLPGTVIRPSEISEPGSLAFFLDGRVPAAGVLLPPRRDAEFAHVHVDGSLHLALSPDDQRELLAKGWGERHPLYSPEINVVMLYGPRSEAELAVAKVVVLASLAYATGSPAGLAEVEPG